Sequence from the Malaciobacter pacificus genome:
CACCTCTGTTACCCATTAACATAACTGGAATTGAATCACCAACGTTATATTTAACTTCACCACCAATTGTGATCTCACTTGGGTTTAATTGACCTTCAATTTTTTGACCAACATCAACTAGTACTCTATCATTAGTAATTTCAACAATTACACCATCAACTACAGAATTATTTTCAGCATTCTCAAAAGACTCATTAAGCATTTGCTCAAAATCAAAGTCTTCACCTAAATCTATATCATCGATACCCATTTTATTCCTTCATATTTACCATTTTTATTAAATGGGACGATTATACATTAAATTGCCTTAAAAAGTTGCTTAGTTAATTAATTCTATTTTATTCACAACCTGTTGAATTATCCAATCTGGCGTTGAAGCGCCTGCTGTTACACCACATAAAGTTTTATTTTTAAACCAAGATTCTTCTATTTCTGATTCATTTTCAATTAAATATGAGTCATCGCAACTCTCTTTACAAATTGCATGGAGTTGCTTAGTATTTGAAGAGTTTTTACCTCCAATAACTACCATAACATCAACTTCTTTTGAAATTTCTCTTGCAGCATCTTGATTTTCAAAAGTTGCATCACAAATTGTATTAAATACTCTAACCTCTTTATTTTTTAAAATTAATGCATTTACAATTTCTAGATATTTCTCTTTTTTCTTTGTTGTTTGTGCAACAGTTGCAATTTTATTGTTTTTAAATTCTAAATTTTCTAATTCACTTGGTTCCATTATTATATGAACATCTTGAGCATCTTCAGCATAAGAAGCAACTCCTTTAACTTCTGGATGATGCTCATCTCCAAAAATTAAAATAGAATAATTTTCTTTTGACATTTTCTTTACTATTTGCTGAGGAGTAGTAACAAATGGGCAAGTTGCATTTATAACTTTTGCTTTTTGTTTTCGTAAGTTTTTTAAATCATTTTTAGGAATACCATGTGTTCTTATAATGATTGTATCATTATCTTTAACATCCTCTAATCCATTATATAATCCAACGTTAAAATCATTTTTTAATCTATTGATTTCATCTTGGTTATGAATTAGTGGCCCCATAGTTGAAGAGTTTTTGTAATCTTCAGCAATTTTAATTGCTCTTTTTACTCCAAAACAAAAACCATAATTAGCTGCTAATTTTACTTTCACAATAATTATCCTTATTTATATAAAGAGTCTAATATCTCTTTAAAATTAGGAAATGATGTTAATATACAATCAACATCTTCTATTTCCATATCACTATTTAAACCTGCAATTGCAAAACTCATAGCAATTCTGTGATCACCATGTGAATCAATAGTAGCTTTTGAAATTGTACCACCTGTGATTTCATATCCATCTTCAAATTCAGTAAATTCTACACCACATTTTTCTAGATTGTTTACAACTGATTTGATTCTATCAGATTCTTTTACTCTTAATTCACTGGCATTTTTAACAATTGATTTTCCATTTGCTAAACTCATTGCAATAGAAAGAGCAGGTAGTTCATCAATTAACCAAGAGATGTTTTCACTAACTTCTACACCATTTAGTTCATTGTTTATTACTTCAATATCACCAATTGGCTCATAAATATTCTCTTTTTCAATAAAGTTTACTATTGCACCCATTCTTTTTAATACTTGATATGCTTCAATTCTAGTTGGGTTTAAAGTTACATTTTTAATTACAACTCTTGCACCTTTTGTAATGGCAGCAGCTACTGCAAAGAAAAATCCAGAACTTGGATCTGTTGGAACAGTTATATTTAAAGGTTTTAAATGACCTGTTAAAGGGTGAATATTTATAAATCCTTCCTCATCATTTTCTAATTTTGCTCCCATACCTTTTAACATTCGTTCTGTATGGTCTCTTGTTAATTCATTCTCTTTATATTTAGAAACTCCAGTTGCTCTAAGTGCTGCAAGAATCATAGCTGATTTAACTTGTGCTGAATCAACAGGTGAGTGATATGTAAATGGCTTTAACTCTTTTACACCTCTAATAAATAGGGGAGCTTTATTTCCATTTTCTCTTCCATCAATATTTGCTCCAATACTTCTTAATGGATCTGCAACTCTTTTCATTGGTCTTGCATGAAGGTATTTATCACCTGTTAGTGTAAATGCACCATCAACTGAAGCTAATAAACCACAAAATAGTCTCATAGCAGTTCCAGAGTTTCCACAATCAAGCACATTAGATGGCTCTGTTAGTTTATCAGTGGGAGTTATTTCAACACTACTTCCATCTCTTTTAACTTTTGCTCCAAGTTGCTCTACAATACTTAGAGTATTTAAAGTATCTTCTGCTGTTAAAAAGTTTTTAACATATGAAGTTTGGTTTGAAAAAAGTGAAAACATAGCACATCTATGTGAGATTGATTTATCACTTGCAATATTGTCAATTTCAATGTTAAATGGTTTATCTAACTTTTTAATACTAAACTTTTCCACTTTTTTCCTTTTAATTTATTGTCTTAATCCAATAGATAATTTTTTATCTAAGGCATCTAAAATAGAATTCATTGATGTTAAAATATCTTCTTCTTCCATAGTTTTTTCATCATCTTGTAAAACAAATCTAATTGTTAAACTCTCATTTTCACCAAGTTTTTCATCACTATAAATATCAATTAAATTAAATTGTTTAATTCTTTTATCGTTTAATGAATTGATAACATCTTTAATTTTTTTGTATTCTAAATCTTTTGGAGCAATAATACTTAAGTCTTTTTTTGATGCTTGGAATTTAGAATAAGATTGAGTTTTTACTAAATCATTTTTTAATGCATCAAAATCAAGTTCAGCAATAAATGTATCACCTAAATCATAATCTTCACAAACACTAGGGTGTAATTTTGAAATATATCCAATTTCTTTCCCCTCTATTATTACTTTTGCACTTTGATAAGGGTGCACAAAATCATTTTGAATATTCTCTAAAGTTTCTAAATCAAACTTTCCAACTGTATTTAAAATCTTTTTAGCAAATGAGAAGAAATCAATATTTTCAGGTTTCCCAGAATTTGAAACATCTTCTTGTGCTATTGCACCTGTTTGAATAAATGAAATCTTTTTTGATTCATTTCTATTTTCATCAAATACTGTTCCTATTTCAAAAAATGCAGTTGATCTTGCTCCATTTTTGAAATTGTTTGAACAAGCTTCCACTAAATTTAATAAAATTGTACTTCTAAACGTATTCAACTCTTTTACGATAGGGTTTAAAATATCAAGATTGTCTTTAACTGTTTTAAATCCATATTTTTCTAAGTTCTCTTTTGAACTAAATACATAAGTAAGCGTTTCATAAAACCCATTTTCAATAGCTTTTGCTCTTAATCTATTTTTCTTTACTAAATCTAAAGAAGTTTTATTTACTCTATTTACTTCATCAATAGCAAGAGGCTTTGCAATAATATTATCAATACCGATTATTCTTACTATCTCTTCTGTAACATCAGCAATATTTTTGATGTCATGTCTAAACTGAGGTATCTTAACTACAAGAATATTATCACCTGTATCTTTAACCTCAAATTGAAGTGATGTTAAAATTCTTTCAATTTCTGTTTTTTCAATATTTTGACCAATAATTGAATTGATTTTATTAACATTAACATCTAAAGCAATTTTCTCTTCCTCTTCAACAAAAGATTCACTACCTTTATAAATTAAAGCTCCATTATCTGATACTATTGAAGTAAAGTAATTAATACCATACTCAATATCAGGCTCACTTCCTCTAGAAGTTCTATAATAGATATCACCAGTTTTAATTTTAGTTTCAAAAACTTTTTTCGATACTAACTCTGGATTAACGTAAGATGCTTCAATTATAAAATTAGTCTCATTTGCTTCAATTTTATTGTGCTCTATTCCTATTTTACTTAAGTGTTCTGTGCCATAAGTATTATCAAAACCTTGAGTATCTTTTTTTACATGAATAATACTAAGGTCACCTTTTTTAATGGCTTTTTCTTTTGGATAAGCATTTAAAATTACACCAGTACAGTGAGTAACATATGATAAGATATTAGCTATGTCATTTGAGTCTTGATATTTATCAATTATACCTACTCTGATTTTTTGTAATACACTAAGTTTAAACTCTGAAAAATCAATAGCTTTAAAAACTAGTGAAGTATCAATTTTATTTTCACATTCTACTTCTAATACTTGACCAATACCAAAATCATTAAAGTTAGAGTGGTTTTCAAATTCATTTAATGGGATATTATAAAAAGCACTTAATTCTCTAGCAACTCCAGCAATACTTAAACAATCACCTCTATTTGCTGTTAACTCAATCTCAATAATTTCATCATTTAATAATGGATATTCACAAAGTTCTTTACCAATAATTAATTCACCTATAGAATCATCAAGTTCTAAAATACCATCATTTAATTTTGCCATACCAATTTCAGTTGATGAACAAATCATTCCATTTGATTCAACACCTCTTAGTTTAGCTTTTTTGATTTTAAATCCACCACCTAAATTACAACCATTAATTGCAACTGGTACATATTGACCCGCATCTACATTTTTCGCACCACAAACAATTTGTACCTGTTCTGTTCCAATGTCAACTTGACAAATATTTAATTTATCAGCATCAGGGTGTTTTTCTTTTTCTAATACTTTTCCAAGTACAACTTTTGAAGGGATTGAGATTTTTTCTAAACTGTCAACTTCTAGTCCAATTGAATTAAGTGCTTTACAAATATCTTCAGTAGATATTTTTGAAATATCAATAAACTCTTGTAACCAATTTCTTGTAACTATCATTTAAACTGTCCTATTAATCTTGTATCACTTTCAAATAATGATCTTAAATCACCAATATTGTGAATTAACATAGCAAATCTTTCAACTCCTAATCCAAATGCATAACCAGATTTATTTTCATATCCAACTGCTTTAAATACATTTTCATCAACAACCCCACAACCAAGAACCTCAAGCCATCCTGTTTGTGAACAAACTCTACATCCATCACCTTTACAAAATACACATGAGATATCAACTTCAGCTGAAGGTTCAGTAAATGGGAAGAACGATGGTCTAAATCTAACATCAACATCACCAAACATATGATGTAGAAATTCCACTAACACATGTTTTAAATTTGCAAATGAAATTTTATCTGCTTCATCAACTACTAATGCTTCAATTTGATGGAACATTGGAGTGTGTGTAATATCAAAATCTCTTCTAAATACAGTTCCTGGAGCAATCATTCTAATTGGTGTTGATTGATTTAACATAGTTCTAATTTGTACTGGAGAAGTATGAGTTCTAAGTAGTGTATAATCTTTATTGTAGAACGTATCTTGCATATCTCTTGCAGGGTGATATTTAGGTAAGTTTAATGCTTCAAAGTTATGGAAATCATCTTCAACTAATGGACCTTCTTCAACTGCAAAGTTTAAATTCTGAAAATAAGTAATAATTCTATCCATTGTTTCAACTACAGGGTGAGTTGCACCACATGATAATTCATTATTAAATTTTGTAACATCAATTTTTTCTGATGCAAGTTTTTGATTTAAAGCCTCTTTTTCTAAAATTATTTTTTTTGCTTCAATTGCTTCATTAACTTGTGCTTTCTGTTTATTCAAATTTTCTGCAAAAGCTTTTTTTTCTTCAGCTGGAACACTTTTCATTTTAGCAAACTCAGAAGTTATAACACCTTTTTTACCTAGTGTTTCAATTCTTAAGTTTTCTAACTCTTCAAGTGATGCTGCATTGTTGATTTTTTCAATCCAAATAGTCACTTCTTTTCCCCTAAATTTCTATGTTTTAATATCATCATATTTATAATTTATGGCGATTATACTTAAAGATTTATTAGAGTTTGGTTATAATGTTTTTTATATCAATTTCAAGGAAAAAAGATGTGCATTTTTTGTAAGATTGTAGCAGGTGAAATACCAAGCAATAAAGTTTTAGAAGATGAGAATTTCTTATGTTTTCATGACATAAATCCAACTAGAAAAATTCATGTATTAATTATTCCAAAAAAACATTATGAATCTTTTGATGTTGTAGATCCATCAATTATGTCAGGACTTACTGAATTTACGCAAAAAGTTGCTAAAGAATTAAATGTAAGTGAAAGTGGATACAGATTAATTACAAATATTGGGAGTGATGGTGGACAAGAAGTACCACATTTACATTTTCATTTAATAGGTGGTGAACCTGTGGGTAGGTTAGTTAGAGAAAAATAAGAGAAGCTATTCTCTTGTTTTTTCTTTTTACTCTTGGAAAGATCCTAAAGCCATGATTTTTTCATATTTCTTTTGGTATCTTTGAGCTGGAGTTAGTTGTTTTAACTCTTCAAGAGAAGTTAAAAAATACTCTTTTAATGCTCTAATTGCTTCTTCTTTTTGTCTATGAGCTCCAATTAAAGGTTCATTTACAACATCATCAATTAATTTTAAATCTTTTAAATTCTCAGCTGTAATTCTAAGTGCATTTGCAGCTGTTTCAACTTTTGATGGGTCATTCCATAAAATCGCACTACAACCTTCTGGTGAAATAACTGCATAAACAGAATATCTCATCATTGCAAGTTTATCTGCAACTGAAATTGCAAGCGCTCCACCTGAACCACCTTCTCCAATTACAACTGAAACAGTTGGTGTTGTTAAGTCTGCAAACTCAAAAAGGTTTGTAGCAATTGCTTCAGATTGATTTCTCTCTTCAGCACCAATTCCAGGATATGCACCTGGAGTGTCTACTAACATTAGAATTGGAATTTGAAATTTCTCAGCCATTTTAGCTGCTCTTAGAGCTTTTCTATATCCTTCAGGACTTGGCATACCAAAGTTTCTATGAAGCTTATCTTTAGTACCTCTACCTTTTTGCTCACCAATTACCATTACTTTTTGTTCACCAATAAAACCTAAGTAACATACAATTGCACTATCATCTACATAGTGTCTATCACCATGGATTTCATATGCATCAGTTAAAATCTCATTAATATAATCCATTGCATAAGGTCTATCCGGATGTCTTGCAAGTTGTAATTTTTGATAATCACTTAAATTCTTAAAAGTCTTTTCAACTTCTTTTTCAAGTTTTTTTTCTAAAATCTCTACAGCATGTTCATCTGCTTTAGTTTTAGCAATAATAATATCTTCTTCAATTTTTTTTATTTTATCTTCAAAATCTAAATAAGCTGCCAAATTATTTCCCCTTTAATAAAAAAAAAGAGCTAGTTCATTACTAACTCTTTTCGTACATAGGTATTTATTAGTCGTTATATTTTTTAAATATAACAGAACCGTTTGTTCCACCAAACCCAAAGTTATTACTCATAACTGTAGTTAACTCAGCTTTTCTTGCTGTATTAGGAACGTAATCTAAATCACATTCAGGATCTTGATTTTCAATATTAATTGTTGGAGGAATAATTCCTTCTGTTAATGCTTTAATTGTAAAAATCGCTTCAATAGCACCAGCAGCTCCTAAACAGTGACCAATTTGACCTTTTGTAGAAGATACAGGAGGGCAATTTTCAGCTCCATCAAATAAAGCTTTAATAGCTGCAGTTTCATTTTTATCTCCAACTGGAGTAGAAGTACCGTGAGCATTAATATAATCAATTTTTGGATATTCACCAGTTAATGTTTTTGCTACTTCAAATGCAGCTTTCATAGCTCTTAGTGGACCATCAACTACTGGTGCAGTAATATGGTTTGCATCTCCAGATTCACCAAATCCAATGATTTCACAGTAGATTTTAGCTCCTCTTGCTTTTGCAGATTCTAAATCTTCTATTACAAGTGCTCCTGAACCTTCACCCATTACAAATCCATCTCTATCCGTATCAAATGGTCTTGAAGCTTTTTTAGGATCATCATTTCTAGCACTTAATGCTTTCATTGCAGCAAATCCACCAACTCCAGCACCACAAACAGCACTTTCAGCACCAACAACTAAAATTCTATCAGCTCCACCAAGCATGATTGTTTTTGTTGCATCTGCAATTGCGTGTGTAGAAGCAGCACAAGCAGTTACACAAGATAAACTTGGTCCCTTTAAATTGTGCTCAATTGAAATAAAACCACTTAACATATTTGCTAAAGCAGAAGGAATAAAGAAAGGAGATATTTTTCTTGGTCCTCTATTTGCACATACAACTGAGTTTTTCTCAATTGTAGATAATCCACCAATTCCAGAACCTGAAATAATTCCAAATCTATCAGCAATTGAATCATCAACTTTCTTGTTTTCTTGTGATACAAAACCTGAATCAATCATAGCCTCTAAACCAGCTTTGATTCCTAATTGAATAAATCTATCAGCTTTTTTTACCTCTTTTTTGTCCATTACTGTAGTTGGATCAAAATTTTTTACCTCTCCAGCAATTTGAACAGGGAACTCAGATGCATCAAATAATGTGATTTTATCAATACCACATTCTCCTTTAACTACTGCATCAAATGATTCTTTTACACTGTGACCTGTAGAATTAATAGTACCTAAACCTGTTACAACTACTCTTCTCATTAAATAAGCTCCAATTTTTGTTTATTATTTGTTATTTGAAAATATTCAATTTTTTACAAAAAACTCAATATTTTAAATTTAAAAATAGAAGAGTTAACTCTTCTATTTAAGCGTATAAATTACGCGTTATCTTCGATGTATTTAATAGCATCAGCAACAGTTAAGATTTTTTCAGCATCTTCATCTGGGATTTCGATGTCAAATTTCTCTTCTAATGCCATAACTAGCTCAACTACGTCTAAAGAGTCAGCACCTAAATCTTCAATAAATTTTGAATCTTCTTTAACTTCTGCTGGATCGCAATCTAATTGCTCAACAACTACTTCTTTTACATCATCTAATAATGCCATATTTATTTCCTTTTATAAAATTAACACTGAATTATAACCAAAAAGGTTTAAATTCTCTTTTAAATTTATTAAATACGTTTATATTAAACGTATAAACCACCATTAACTTTTAATATTTCACCTGTAATATATGATGAATGATCACTTAATAAAAATGCAACTGCATCAGCAATTTCACTTGGTTGACCAAATCTTGAAAGTGGAATATTTCTTTCATATTCTGCTTTTACTTCTTCTTTTAATTCATCTGTCATGTCAGTTTGAATAAATCCAGGTGTAACTGCATTATATCTAATTCCTCTTGCAGCTGCTTCTTTTGCAAATGATTTAGTCATTGCATTTAATCCACCTTTTGAAGCTGAATAGTTAGTTTGTCCAGGATTTCCCATTTCTCCAACAATTGAAGAGATATTTACAATAGATCCAAATTTCTTTTTACCCATAGCCTTTAATGCACCTTTACATCCAATAAATGCAGATGTTAAGTTTGCAGCAATTACATCATTGAAGTCTTCAACTGACATTCTTAATGCTAACTTATCTCTAGTAATTCCGGCATTGTTAACTAAGTATGCTAACGCACCATCAGCATCAATAATTGTTTTAATTGCATCATTAAATTCATCTTCTTTAGTAACATCTGCTTTAATAATTGCAGCTTGACCACCAGCAGCTTCAATTTCAGCTTTAATTGCTTCAGCAGCTTGGGCTCCACTTCTGTAGTTAATCCATACTTTTAACCCATAACCAGCTAAAGTTTTTGCAATTTGTGCTCCAATACCTCTTGATGCACCAGTAACTAATACATTTGAACCTGTAAAATTCATTGCTTTCCTTTGATTTGTTTAAAAATTTTTACATTATATCTAAATAAGGCTAAAGTTTATTTATACACCTCTTTTATTATCCCATACCCGAATATGTAATCTATCACAATATTTGTAGCCATTTTGAATAGCCATATTAATAACATCTTCACTATTTTCACTAATTTGTTGTGCTGTATCACCCATAGGCATTAAGAAAACTTCGCATTTTGGAATATCTTTTAATATTTCGCGAATTTCTTCTTTTGCATCATTCTTAAAATCTTTTCCAATTACGAATTTTAAATATGATTCATTTGTATTTGTAAGTACTTTTGTAAGTGTTTCTTTGTTTACTCTTTTTTTTAGTGGTTCAAGGGAATTACTTAGTTTTACACTCATGGAAAATAAAATTTTCTTTTGATACTCTTTTGTAAAGTTAAGATTTAATGAGGCATTTGTTTCAATAGTTACTTTGTGACCATCATTTATGTAGTGTTCTAATAGTTTTTGAAACTCTTCTTTATTCCAATAAAGTAATGGTTCCCCACCAGTTATAACTATATCCATTTTATAATCATAGGTATAGATATTTGTTAATTTATCAACTTCAGAGACAATATCTTCATAAGATTTGTATTTTGTCCAAGTATCTTTAAACTCTTTATCAACTGCAAAATAAGAATCACAAGCACATTTTTTAATTCCACTTGGAGTTTCATACTCAACCATAAAACCTTCACAAGTGAAATTACATTTTCCAAATCTAATAAAAACTGATGGAGTTCCTACAAGTTTTCCTTCACCTTGAATTGTTGGACCAAAAATCTCATTTACTTCAAGCATAAAATGTACTTTTACTTTTTGGTGTTTCTAAAAATTCTATGTGAGAAACTTCAACATTTAGTTTTGCCATTTTTTTAGCAACTATTTTTAAAAGCCAAGCTGAAATATTTTCACTTGTTGGAACAAAATCAACTATTACATAACCTTCATAAAGTTCAGTTATATAAGATTCTTCATCTTTGAATTTTGTTAAATCTACTAAAGAATAACCTTCATCAAATTTAACTAACTCATCTTTTTTTATATCTGGAAGTAACTTTGAAAATAATGGGTCATTAATATCAAGGATAAATTTATGGTCTAGTACATCATCTAAAAATAGTTTAAACCAATTTAGGTGTTTAAAGTCAGTTACCATTCCATCTTTTAATTCTTCAGCTTGTAAATAAACAATTACTTTTCCTTGATGACCATGTAAATGTCTACATTTAAGACATGAATCAATTGAGAATTCAGAGTTTAAAGTTTGTGACCAAACTCTATGCCCATAACAAAAATCAAACTCTTTTGATATTTTCCAATGCATTATATAGCCTTGTAAGGTATTGGATCACTAGAACCTGCTTCTTTAAATCCATTTAATCTTAATCTACAAGAATCACAAACACCACAAGCTTCATTTTGTTCTTTATAACAAGACCAAGTATGTTCTAATGGTACATCTAACTTTAGTGCTTCTTGTACAATTTGTGCTTTTGAAAGATGAACTAATGGAGTTTTTATCTCAATTTTTGTCTCTTCTTTTGTTCCTTGATTGATTGCCTTTGTCATATCTTGTATAAATTCATCTGTACAATCAGGATAGCCTGAACTATCTTCTTGAACAACGCCAATATACATAGCAGTTGCTTCTTCTTTTTCAGCAATTGCTGCAGTTATTGAAAGAAAAATTCCATTTCTAAATGGTACATAAGTTATTGGAACTCCAGGTTTTACACCTTCAGTTGGGACATCAATAGATGAATCCGTTAATGCACTAGCTCCAATTTGTGTGAAAAAGGGGATATCAATTTCATATTTTTCTAAAATTCCTAAATCATTACAAATATCTCTAAATGCTTTTAATTCTCTTTGTTCTG
This genomic interval carries:
- the queC gene encoding 7-cyano-7-deazaguanine synthase QueC; the encoded protein is MSSTAKKAICILSGGMDSTLASYIAKNDGYEIIAVHFNYGQRTEQRELKAFRDICNDLGILEKYEIDIPFFTQIGASALTDSSIDVPTEGVKPGVPITYVPFRNGIFLSITAAIAEKEEATAMYIGVVQEDSSGYPDCTDEFIQDMTKAINQGTKEETKIEIKTPLVHLSKAQIVQEALKLDVPLEHTWSCYKEQNEACGVCDSCRLRLNGFKEAGSSDPIPYKAI